CGGCTTCTTTTTCCAAAACGTCCGGATTCGACTCGGGTAAGTTTTTTTGTCCGATTAAGTTCGTTTGGAACAAAACTAAAAAAATAACAAAAAGGAATAGGATTGAACTTTGAATTCTTTTTTTCATAGGCTTTAAGGAATAATGAGATAGATATAAGACGAAAGAATTCTGGTTTTTTTTCCGAAGTTCCAAACAAGAAAAACGTTACAAAATTCTATTTACTATAAATAACGATAGAACGATTTTATTCCGATTCTATTAAATAGAAATCAATAAAAAGAGAGATTATGGATTTAACCAAATTGGCGGTTTGTGTTTTTTGTGGTTCACGTTCCGGAAACAATCCGGTTTATACGGAAGCGGCTCGGAACTTGGGTCGATTGCTCGTTGAAAAAAATTTAGATTTGGTTTTTGGAGGAGCTTCGTGCGGTATCATGGGAACGATTGCAGATGCTGTAATGGACAAGGGAGGAGGTGTGTCTGGAATCATTCCGGATTTTCTTTCTATCAAAGAAGTTAAACACGATCGTGTTAAGGATTTGATGATCGTTTCTTCCATGCACGAAAGAAAATTTAGGATGTATGAAAGGTCTTCTGGTTTTATCGCGTTGCCGGGTGGAATTGGGACTTTGGACGAGCTCGTGGAAATTACCACTTGGAATCAACTCAAACTCATTTCAAAACCTTTAGGTTTACTTAATGTAAATGGTTATTTCGAATATTTACTCAAACAATTAGGTAGAATGGTGGACGATGGTTTTTTAGATTCGGAAACTAAAGAAAGCCTGATCGTTTCGGAAGATCCGGAAGAATTACTCGATTTATTGAGTAGACGTTTTGTTTAGAGTTTATTTCTAATATTCAAATTTTATGTTATAAATTTTCAATTCACCTAAAATCTCAAAAAAGTTAAGTCTAACGTGGGTTCGAAGTAAGAAAATTTGAGCGAATCCCGCCAATAGTCTATAAAAGAAAGATTAAATGGAACGACGGGGCCGGGTTTTCAGCTTCAGTCAAGTTATTGTGTACTATAGCCATACATTCAATTTTTTTAATATCAATAACTTGACTCCACAACGCGACCCTTAGGAAAGCGTTGTGTTGAGTTTCCAACGCGATTCATAGAGAGCGTTGTGCTTTAGTTCATTCATCGATCCCTTTCGCGTTATACCGAATTTAGGTTAAGTTGCTGTATTTTAAACAAAAAGTAGTAGTTCCTACAGATTTTATCTCTTTACATAGAATTTGAACATTAAAAGACAGTCTCTATAAAATATTTTTAATTTAATGAAAATCACTAAACAGAGATTTGATTGGACGAGTTTTCTTTTGGGATTTTATAGGGGTTGTTTGCGGATCTCTATAAAATAGAGTACTGTAAAGTAGTGACAAAGTGTCGGTTAATGTGAATCTCGCACAATCCAATATGAAAGTGATCGACAAATTGGAATCATTTTTCTGAAAAAAGTTGGAATCTGAACTTTACTGATCGATTTCTAAAATGTGGGGACTCATACAAAAATAAATGTTTAAAAATTTATAATATAACTTAATTTGTAGGAACTACCACAAATCACGATTTTACAAACAAATTCTAAAATTGTAGAAGTTTATACTTTTAGAAAATCCTTTTTTATTTTCTTACGCCGAACTTGCTTTATATAAAGATTTTTTAATCTTTTTCCGGTTCTAATATCCGAACAAATTCTATTTTCTTTTCTTCTTTTGCAATGTCTAAAGGTGATTTTCCATTTAGATTTTTTAAGAATGGAGAGGCATTCCATTGGAACAATAACTCAGTCGTAGAAATCCGATCATGAATGACTGCGACGTGAAGCGGTGTATTCCCTTCCTGGTCGATCGGGTTTGGTGAAATTCCAATTTGAAGAATGTTTCTGCAAAGTTCGTCTTCTCCGTGTTTGGCGGCAAAAAATAATTTTTCAGTAAGAACTTTTTTAAGGATTTTTGTAACGTGATGATATTTTTGTCTTTCCGCTTCTTCTAATCCGGTTTTTCCCGATGCGTTTAGCTGTAAAATATCTGCTCCAACTTGAATCAGTTTTTCTAAACATTCTACGCTATCATGAGAGGATGCAAGAAGTAAGGCTGTATTTCCATCCGCATCCTTATCTTCTAATATAGTTTTTGTTTCTTCTTTTTCTAAAAATAAATCTAATATTTCAAAATCATTATGTAGTGCCGTTAGATGAAGAATGGTTCTTCCTTCTGAGTTTTTCTTTAAAAAATCCGCGCCTTGGTCTAAAAGATATTCTACAATTTCCAGATGTCCTAGATCTACTGCTAAAAGGATCGGAGTATATCCTTCTCCGTTTCTTTCTTCTAAATCCGGAGTTGAATATTCGTTTTCCAATACCATTTCTACGATCGAAACGTTTCCGGTGCTCACAGCTTTTGTAAGAGGAGTGTTTCCGGCAAAATCCTTTTTTTCCGTATCTGCGCCTGCTTCTAAAAAAATTTGAATCAAATCTTCGTTACCTTGATCCAAAGCGCTTAAAAGCGGGGTTTCTCCTCTTGCATTGGTTTCATCGGGTTCGGCTCCGGCTTCGAGTAAAAGTCGAATGGCTTCTTGATCCGAATTTTTTACGGCCCAAGATAAAACTCCAGAGCCGTAACTGTCTCTATAATCTTTCAACCAATCGATAAGAGTCGCTTCCCCTTTTAAGGTGTTAAGAAGTTTTTGAATTTCGTTCGTTTTTCCGGTTTTGACTGCGGAAAATAGATCGATTAGTAATTCAGAAAAATCAGTCAGAAAAAATTCTCCAGAATAAAATAAAACAAAAACAAGGTTGGAACCGAGCATAAGATTCCTATCCCTGGAAAAGTCGCGGAAAGACTGGGCTTAAAACCCATTTGAATGGAAACGATAGAGGCGGTGATCATCGGAGCCATTCCTGCTTCTAAAACCGCTATTTTTAGATACTTTGGGTTTATGTTTAGAAAAATATAAATTAAAAATATCATAATAGGGGAAATTAGCAATTTATAAATAAGTCCGATAGATAAAGGTTCTATAAAATTCTCCGATTTTTTGAGTTTAGATCCTAGTTCCATTTGAAATCCTACTGTAAATAATGCGATCGGCACTAAGGTTTCCCCCAAAATTTTAAGTACAAAATGAATCGATTCTGAAACGGTGAAAAATCTGAGAAAAAACGAAAAAAGTAAAGCAAGAAAAGGAGGAAAAGTAAAGAGCTTTTTTAAAACGGAAGTGATCGGATTTCTGTTTGTCTTTGAATCTTTTTGAAAACGTAACGCAAAAATAAAGCCTGGAATGGCAAGGCAGAGAAAGGTTCCCAATTGATCTACGATTAACACCGAGTTGGTGACTTCTTCTCCGTATAACATTCTTAAAATGGGCAATCCTAAAAAAGAAGTATTTCCCAAACCGCAACAAAGTATAGTTGCGATTTTTGTTTCCGAATCCCAATGAAAGAATTTTCCGATGACATAAAAGAATACGACTGAAACTCCGAAGATCAACCAAGGTATAAATGCCAAAAAAACCAGAGAGTTTTCCAGTTCTATTTTACTGCTTAAAATCAGAGATGGTAGAGAAACATAAACTACGAAGTTTCCGAGTACAATTCCTGAATTTTCAGGAAAAATTTTTACTCGTTTGAGCATCCAACCACCTGCAAGACAAATCGGGATGAGCATTAGATGAGACACTCAGTACAGAATTCATATTGTTTGAGATAGGGCAAGAGATTTAAGATTAGCCCGCTGCCGGAATTGAACCGGCGACCTTTTCATTACGAGGGAAATGCTCTACCCCTGAGCTAAGCGGGCGTTGGAATCCATCGAAATAAGAAATTTTGACTTTCAAAAAAACGGAACTTTATGTCCGTTTTACGAAGATAACACGTTAGGCGCGTTTTTAATACGTTACCTAAGTGCGTGTTGTGAATTCAAGTTTCTTCTTTCTTCGATTTCTTAAATTCTTTTACCATCATTGCAGTAATGCTGTCAAGATGTTTCACTTGATCTTTGAGTTCTGGTTTTTCGTGACGTGTAGAAAACGAATAACAGGAATTTTTGACCCCTCTATCTTTCATCCACCAATGTCTTCCGATTTCTCTTCTTTCTCGAGCGGGAAGATTTCCTTCGTACATTTTGTACTCGTCTAGTTGAGCTGGGAAATTTCTCTCTTTAAGATAAAATGCGTATGCGGAATGAAAATTCATAGCTGCATTTTGAATCAGTTCGTTGATGTGAAGACAGCCTAACGTTTTGTCCGCTGGAAAACGATTCATCAATTTTACGTAGGACATTTCTTCTCCCACTAAATAATCGTATGTTTTGATTGCGGTCGGACAAGTTTCATAAGGAACCCTTTTTTCTTCTACCCCGGACTTTACGATTTTCAATGTGGTGAGGTCTACTTCCAAATATAAAGTCATATCATGATAAGGATCATATTGATTTACTTCTATGATACAAAACGGCGGGGATTCTTCCGGAAACCAATAATATCTACTTTCATAGTTTCTTTGAAAATCTGTGTTTCGAAAACGAATCCTTTCTTTAAGTTCCTGCAACTTGCTCATTCAAACCTCTTATTTTAAAGAAACGATTTTCAACAAAACATTTTACGTTTCTTCCAGGATCATTTTTTCACTAGACTCAATTCTCTAAAGGATTTTTCCGTTTATTTTCATTTGCTTTTTTGAGACTTTCAAATATCTTCGGTCCGGTCTTATGATTCATTCTTTCTTTTTAGAAAAATCTTTTTTGGTTACGGGAGCTAGCTCCGGTATTGGCAGGGCTCTCGTTTTAGAACTCAATCGAAATGGAACCGTAGTAGGAGCAATTGCTCGAAGAAAGGAATTGTTGAAAGAATTAAAAAACGAAGCCAAGTTTCCGGATAAAATCATTTCTTTTCCCGGAGACGTTTCCGATTTTTCTCAACTCAAAAAGATTACGGAGGAATTCAGAAAAAAAGTCAGACGTATCGACGGAATGATCCATAGCGCTGGAATTAGCATGCGCGGTCTTGCGAAAGAAACGGATATTAAAGTTTATGAAAATCTAATGAACGTAAATTTCTATCCTTTGGTTCACTTATTCAAACTTTTAGAATCGGAACTGAGACAGAATCAGGGTCATTTTATTGCTGTGTCTTCTTTACAAGGAAGGTTTGCAACTCAATATCGTTCTGGTTATGCGGCGAGCAAACACGCGGTTCAGGCGTTTATGGATAGTATCCGACTGGAAACCTGCGAGAGCGGGATGCACGTTATGACAGTTTCTCCGGGGTATGTAAAAACGGATATTTCTTTGAAAGCTTTATCTGGAGACGGTTCCGCTTACGGAATAATGGATGAAGGAATTAAGAACGGACTTGCAGCTGAAAAAGTGGCAACCATCATTTTGAAAGCGATTGAATCCAAAAAAAGAGACGTATATCCGTCTCAGTTCAGAGAGATGTTGGCTTATTGGATCAGTCGATTTTCTCCTTCTTTATTGGATCGACTTTTGAGAAATGCAAGAGTTACTTA
Above is a window of Leptospira kirschneri serovar Cynopteri str. 3522 CT DNA encoding:
- a CDS encoding AEC family transporter, translating into MSHLMLIPICLAGGWMLKRVKIFPENSGIVLGNFVVYVSLPSLILSSKIELENSLVFLAFIPWLIFGVSVVFFYVIGKFFHWDSETKIATILCCGLGNTSFLGLPILRMLYGEEVTNSVLIVDQLGTFLCLAIPGFIFALRFQKDSKTNRNPITSVLKKLFTFPPFLALLFSFFLRFFTVSESIHFVLKILGETLVPIALFTVGFQMELGSKLKKSENFIEPLSIGLIYKLLISPIMIFLIYIFLNINPKYLKIAVLEAGMAPMITASIVSIQMGFKPSLSATFPGIGILCSVPTLFLFYFILENFF
- a CDS encoding SDR family oxidoreductase, which translates into the protein MIHSFFLEKSFLVTGASSGIGRALVLELNRNGTVVGAIARRKELLKELKNEAKFPDKIISFPGDVSDFSQLKKITEEFRKKVRRIDGMIHSAGISMRGLAKETDIKVYENLMNVNFYPLVHLFKLLESELRQNQGHFIAVSSLQGRFATQYRSGYAASKHAVQAFMDSIRLETCESGMHVMTVSPGYVKTDISLKALSGDGSAYGIMDEGIKNGLAAEKVATIILKAIESKKRDVYPSQFREMLAYWISRFSPSLLDRLLRNARVT
- a CDS encoding TIGR00730 family Rossman fold protein, which produces MDLTKLAVCVFCGSRSGNNPVYTEAARNLGRLLVEKNLDLVFGGASCGIMGTIADAVMDKGGGVSGIIPDFLSIKEVKHDRVKDLMIVSSMHERKFRMYERSSGFIALPGGIGTLDELVEITTWNQLKLISKPLGLLNVNGYFEYLLKQLGRMVDDGFLDSETKESLIVSEDPEELLDLLSRRFV
- a CDS encoding DUF2889 domain-containing protein, whose product is MSKLQELKERIRFRNTDFQRNYESRYYWFPEESPPFCIIEVNQYDPYHDMTLYLEVDLTTLKIVKSGVEEKRVPYETCPTAIKTYDYLVGEEMSYVKLMNRFPADKTLGCLHINELIQNAAMNFHSAYAFYLKERNFPAQLDEYKMYEGNLPARERREIGRHWWMKDRGVKNSCYSFSTRHEKPELKDQVKHLDSITAMMVKEFKKSKKEET
- a CDS encoding ankyrin repeat domain-containing protein, which translates into the protein MLGSNLVFVLFYSGEFFLTDFSELLIDLFSAVKTGKTNEIQKLLNTLKGEATLIDWLKDYRDSYGSGVLSWAVKNSDQEAIRLLLEAGAEPDETNARGETPLLSALDQGNEDLIQIFLEAGADTEKKDFAGNTPLTKAVSTGNVSIVEMVLENEYSTPDLEERNGEGYTPILLAVDLGHLEIVEYLLDQGADFLKKNSEGRTILHLTALHNDFEILDLFLEKEETKTILEDKDADGNTALLLASSHDSVECLEKLIQVGADILQLNASGKTGLEEAERQKYHHVTKILKKVLTEKLFFAAKHGEDELCRNILQIGISPNPIDQEGNTPLHVAVIHDRISTTELLFQWNASPFLKNLNGKSPLDIAKEEKKIEFVRILEPEKD